Part of the Apostichopus japonicus isolate 1M-3 chromosome 13, ASM3797524v1, whole genome shotgun sequence genome is shown below.
GGTATTACAGGAATTGTTGGCAGTCGCCTCATCAAACCAAGCGGACGAAAATTCGATATCAGTTATTTAAATAATGGGGTTCTAGGCGGATTAGTCTCAATCACAAGTAAGTATAATTTTCACTTTGGGACAGGTTTACTTCGATTGCCTTGCATTTGCGTCTTAcagcaaagaaaacaaaaatgctgGCTGTTAATCCGTATTGCTTTATTATGGCTTAACTCTCCCAATGGAAGCTATTACTGAAATATAACAATACAAGGGTAAATCAAGAATGACTCTACTTCATTTTAAACCATCTTGCTAGCCTTAAATATCATGGTATAGGTTCCTTTgttaaaattttcattttcaattttcatgatCTGGACTTTCTTTCTTTAAGGTCTGTGCGCCCTCTCTCGCCCATGGGAGGGCTTAGTCATCGGCGCTATAGGTGGCCTCCTCGCTATATCATCACCGTTTTTTATCGAGAAGTTAAAGATCGATGACCCAGTCGGGGTTATTGGAGTACATGCGGTAGCAGCTACGTGGGGTCTCTTGTCAGTTGGTTTATTCGCCGAACCGGATGAAATCCAAGCAATTAACTCAAGATATGGTAATTTGTTAAACACCATTTATAAATTTGGAATAATGGGATTgggtgaatggggggggggggggggagggcggaaGGTGGAAGAAATATCCCCTTAACGTTCGTCTCCTACGCCCTTAACGAAAGTGAGCGTACATGTTGAAATTTAGCCTTTGACCTCGTGCTTTCATGATAATAAGGGGGCATGAACTTTCTACTATATCACGTGttgttttatatatgtattcgataattttttattgatattttgacAGGTTTATTTTACGGTGGGGGGTTCGAGCTACTTGGGATACAGGCCTTGTTTGCTATTGTTATCATGATCTGGACAGCAATGTCCTCATTCGTACTTCTTTTCATCGTCGATAAATCCCTTGGTTTGAGGTGAGTTGAATCTTTTACATACTCTTAAGACAAGAAAGCTGGTACTGAGGTTAAGTTGGGCCTGACAATATAAGTAAGGGGTCAGGGTTAAAATGGTGCCCTGCAACAAAATTGTCTGGGTCCATTTTGGCGGCTCTCGATTACTCTGTTAATATTCAAATAACACAAGAGTCCTTaaagctgtatatatatatatatatatatatatatatatatatatatatatatatatatatatatatatatctatatttatatatatatatatatatatatatatatatatatatttatatatatatatatatatatatatatatatatatatatatatatatatacactgtgtgCTTGGAACCATTTTCTGTAGAGCTTCTTTGCACTTAGACAATCTCTTACATATACATAACCGCATAATTAAGTTCACATGAATCTTATAAGAATCTTTAACTCTCTGCAGGTGTTCAGTGGAACATGAAATTTTGGGTGCTGACATCGTTGAACACGGTATTAACAGTCTAACTTCGGAGGAAAGACAAAGCGTTATCCGTCAATTCGCAGAGTTAGGACACCCATCACCATTTGATAAGTTCGGCAACTATATCCCGGACGACATGGGCTGCATGTCAGATCAATCTATTCATTGCTTTGGGAAAAGGTCCAATGTTTTCACGGTAACCGATGTTGAACATTCAGATAATAATAAGACTTACCATGTGCCGAATGCTCTGGACATCAACAGTGGTAATGGACTAGAAGTGAAATCGCTTGAACGCGCAGCGGCCACAAATTTGGCGTGCATTGCAGACTGATTCCTCGTGATACCGTTCCTGTTCATCTGGCTAATAGCAGTGTGTGATCTGGAAATCCATGAAAATAGCAGAAAGGTCTTACAATAGTTTGTAAGCACGGAATAGGTAGTTCTATCGGCTTCAGTTGACGTAATACACACACAATTTCTACGAAACAAACGCTTTACTTATAATTCTAATCCCATTAGATAACAGACAGCTGTTATAAGTGTTAAGTTAATGCGAAACCTGATATGTTCTTATACGGAATCATAACATCTCTGTGGCTTAGGCTACTAAATTATTAGTACGGATGAATGTTAGGATAACACTTTATCAGTTGTAGTCTGTTCATGGTTTACCACAATTTATAACAGGGCACAATGGTTAGAAATAGTACAATAAATGATTGCAATAATGAAATACCTTTATTTTTAACGTCttcattttattatcattaataaTGTATAAAAGGTATCATTTTATTTGtacaaagaaataataaagtagaGTAAAGGTAATATCATTGTAGATGTCGAtgcaaaaacgaaaaaaaaagtaacaaaaatagAACCCAAATGTGcattttgttattaattaatccATATGTAAGGTATAGCATCATGCAGTATTGATGTAACATTTCTATTCTGAAACTTTACCAAGAACACACACTTTTAAGacttttatatatgtatttacaatataaacaacAAAGGTTAGTATTAATGCGCCATATCTacatatgaaaaaataataattgaaggtAGAAATACTTTGTAAATGTCAAATGTATCCTCATACATATTTATTAGGATAAATAATGTATGATGTTGACATGAATAtagtaaaattaaaataatttatcgCCTTGGTTGATCTTTCGATCCACATACAAAGACATAACTGACATAAACAATTGAGCAGTACAAGTACCAACAAGTACCAACTCGCGTATTCGAAATTAACGATATCGGGTAACTGCTTTTGTACAAAACTGCGCCTAATTAAAAAGTGTTCACCTCATTAGTATTGTATCTCATTGTCCCACGAACAATAAATGACATTTCTATAATTATCGCacaatttttaatgattttattttgattcaaaGTCGAGCCACAAAATTGTGGTCAGCAGCCGGAAAAggataaaacataaataaaataccCACAGAAGTAAGAAAAGCTTCAATGATGTCTTTGAGCTACCGTAGTTATTAAACCTTTTTTACATGCACGTAACCGAATGCAGAAAATCTGATAATGTGGCAGTGTCTATTTTTCACTTCACGGTCACAAGCAGCCATATTTCGAAACAGACGTTACTTTgctcaacaaaaataaaatttaagcaATTACTGAAACAACAAAGCAAGACATTTCAGTACGTCTTCTTTCTATGTCACGGTTTCCTTggtttggaaattaaaaatgtCTGTCGGCTGAAGCTTCTTAAAATGGATTATAACATCAGAGGTAACATGCAATACCCTGTTGTACCTTTCATGCGACAACCAAGCCCCCCTACTCAAGATGGTCTCTCCTTCTTTGTGCAATACAAGTATGGTAAAAATATTATGAATGTCTTAGTTATACAAAACTTTGGCCTTATGTTAAACCTATAACTGACCTGCCCAATCGATAGTTGAAAGAATAGATatcaagaaaaacaacattAGCATGAAATGACTTTGGTTGGGTACTTTTAGGAGGGGCAGTATGTTGAGGGCAGTATAGATGAATAAAGTGACAACTctctatatatttaatttaatt
Proteins encoded:
- the LOC139978604 gene encoding putative ammonium transporter 3 isoform X1, with the translated sequence MEVPNVTVLPSTGAPITDRGGNSWDDATWILTSSFVIFTMQSGFGLLESGMVSRKNEVNIMVKNSVDVIFGGLSYWMFGYAFSFGTDEGSNWFCGMGMFFTDSEDLDDMGWIFAKFVFQASFATTATTIVSGAMAERTKLESYCVVSLFNTIIYCFPAHWAWAEEGVFYKMGAIDIAGAGAVHLVGGITGLVATLMLKPRRGRFDGSRDTQMSNPTNALLGMFMLWWGWLGFNCGSTFGISGGKWKLATRAAVTTLTASIGGGITGIVGSRLIKPSGRKFDISYLNNGVLGGLVSITSLCALSRPWEGLVIGAIGGLLAISSPFFIEKLKIDDPVGVIGVHAVAATWGLLSVGLFAEPDEIQAINSRYGLFYGGGFELLGIQALFAIVIMIWTAMSSFVLLFIVDKSLGLRCSVEHEILGADIVEHGINSLTSEERQSVIRQFAELGHPSPFDKFGNYIPDDMGCMSDQSIHCFGKRSNVFTVTDVEHSDNNKTYHVPNALDINSGNGLEVKSLERAAATNLACIAD
- the LOC139978604 gene encoding putative ammonium transporter 3 isoform X3, whose product is MQSGFGLLESGMVSRKNEVNIMVKNSVDVIFGGLSYWMFGYAFSFGTDEGSNWFCGMGMFFTDSEDLDDMGWIFAKFVFQASFATTATTIVSGAMAERTKLESYCVVSLFNTIIYCFPAHWAWAEEGVFYKMGAIDIAGAGAVHLVGGITGLVATLMLKPRRGRFDGSRDTQMSNPTNALLGMFMLWWGWLGFNCGSTFGISGGKWKLATRAAVTTLTASIGGGITGIVGSRLIKPSGRKFDISYLNNGVLGGLVSITSLCALSRPWEGLVIGAIGGLLAISSPFFIEKLKIDDPVGVIGVHAVAATWGLLSVGLFAEPDEIQAINSRYGLFYGGGFELLGIQALFAIVIMIWTAMSSFVLLFIVDKSLGLRCSVEHEILGADIVEHGINSLTSEERQSVIRQFAELGHPSPFDKFGNYIPDDMGCMSDQSIHCFGKRSNVFTVTDVEHSDNNKTYHVPNALDINSGNGLEVKSLERAAATNLACIAD